GTCGCGGCCCGCCTCATCGGCGAAGACGGCGGGGTCGATGCGGACGCCGATGCCCTGTTCCTGTCCCAGATAGCGCACATCGAAGCTGCGGGTGAAGACGATGCGATCCTGTGGCACGCCCTCTTCAACGAGGGTGGCGGCCAATTCCGCCTCCATCGCGACGAAGCGCGCATCCAATGCTGCCCAGCCCAGCTCTGCCGCCGGAGCGAGGATGGTCTCCGCGCGATCATGCACCAGGTCGGACTGGAGCATGCCCCAGGCCGAGAAGGCGCCCGCCGCGCGCGGCACGACGATCGTGTCGATGCCCAGCAACCGTGCGATGTCGGCGGCGTGCATCGGCCCCGCGCCGCCATAGGCGACCAGCGCGAAGCTGCGCGGATCGATGCCGCGCCGCACGGTGATGGTGCGGATGGCATTGGCCATTTGTTCGTTGATGACGTCCAATATGCCCTGCGCCATGGCGTCGCCCGACAGGCCGAAATTATCCGCAAAGTTCGCGATCGCGTCGCGGGCCAGCCCGGCGTTCAGCTTCAGGTCGCCAAAGGCGCAGCCATCCTCCAGCCGGCCCAGCGCGATGTTCGCGTCGGTCACGGTCGGCTGCACGCCGCCATGGCCGTAGCAGGCGGGGCCAGGACGGGCACCGGCGCTCTGCGGCCCCACGCGCAGCGCACCGGAATCGTTCCAGGCGATCGACCCGCCGCCCGCACCGATGGTGTGGATGTCGACCATCGGTGCCAGGATGGGGAAACCGCCGACCTCGCGCTCGTTGCGGACCACCGATTCGCCGTCGATCACCAGGCTGGCTTCAAAGCTTGTACCGCCCATGTCGATGCAGATGAGATTGGGCATGTTCGCCACCTGCGACAGAGCACGTCCTGCGACATTGCCGCCGACCGGCCCCGACAGCAGTGACAGGATACCGCGATCGCCCGCTTCGTCCGCGCGCATTAGACCGCCATTGGACTGGAGCAGGAACAGCTTGGACTGCGCCTTTTGTTCCAGCGCGCCGAGCAGGTCGGTCAGATAACGCTTGAGCACCGGCGATGCATAGGCGTTGATGACGGCAGTGCTGGTCCGCTCATATTCGCGCCATTCGCGACACACCTCGTGCGAGGGGGCTACCAATATGCCCGGCAGTTCCGCGCGCAGCAGGTCGGCGACGGCCGCCTCGTTCGCGGGATTGCGATAGCTGTGCAGGAAACAGATGGCGACCGCCTCATACTCGCCCTCACGCAGTTGCGTGGCAAGCGCGCGCACCTCGTTCGCTTCGGGCGTCGTCAGCACCGATCCGTCGGCGGCGACCCGCTCGGCCACCTCGAAGATGTCGCGGCGCGCGACCAGCGGCGTCGGGTAACGGAAATGCATGTCATAGGGCGTCGGCCGATTGCCACGCCGCATCTCATAGACATCGCGAAAGCCACCGGTGGTGACGAGCGCCATGCGGGCACCCTTGCGCTCCAGAAAGGCGTTCAGATGCACCGTGGTGCCATGCAAAATCGTCGCGTCGCGCTCCGAATCGATGCCCGCCTTGTCGAGCGCGTCGATCACGGACGGCCAGAAGAGCGGCGGAGAGGACGGCACCTTCACGGTGGAAAATTGGCGGCTGGCCGAATCGAACATGGCGAGGTCGGTAAACGTCCCGCCCACGTCGATGCCGACATATGCCTTGGAAGTACGCATTTCATCCCCTGTCATGTGGCTGGGTTCACTCTCTGCTCTAAACCCTAAAAAAAATGCGACAAGAGGGATAATGAATATTGGATCCAATTTTATTTTGCGCTAGAGACAGCAGCGCAGGAGGAGCAGTCACCGCCAAAAAGGCGGGCCTGTCCATCAACCATCACGAGCCGGGGAGCAGACTTCATGCGGACGCGAATCGCCCTCTACATTGCCAGTGCATCCATTCTTGCCGTCACCGCCAGTGCGGCCCAGGCGCAGACCGCGCCGAGCGCGGCAGCGCCGGATCAGGGCTTTGGCGGCGACATCGTCGTCACCGCGCAACGCCGGTCCGAATCGGTGCAGGACGTGCCGATCTCCATCAGCGCGTTCACCGGCAAGCAGTTGCAGGAACTCAAGATCAGCCAGCCGGCCGATGTCGCGGCGATCTCTCCGGGCGTGTTCGTCAATGCGACCCGCGGCGACCAGAACCCCACCTTCGCGATCCGCGGCCTCAGCCTCAACGACAGCTTCTCCAACAACAACCCCACCGTCGGCATCTATTTCGACGATGTGAACCTCCCCTACACGCCGATGATGGCGTTCCAGATGTTCGACATCGACCGGATCGAAGTGCTCAAGGGGCCACAGGGGACGCTCTACGGCCGCAACACCACCGGCGGCGCGATCAACTTCATCAGCAAGAAGCCGACCCAGGAATTCGACGCCTATGCGACTGCCAGCTACGGCCGGTTCGACCGGTTTGAACTGGAAGGCGCGGCTGGCGGCGACGTGACCGACACGCTGGCGGTTCGTTTCGCGGCCAAGACCGTGCAGCAGGGCAGCGGCTGGCAGACCAACGCGCTGACCGGCGACAAGGTCGGCGAGGTGAGCAATGTGGCTCTGCGCGCACAGGCATTGTGGACGCCGACGCCCGAACTGAGCGTTCATCTGGAAGGCACCTACAGCTACAATAGCTCGGACCAGCAACTACGCGAACATGTCGGCTACCGCGCCAAGGACGGCAGCGGCTATTGCGCCGCCGCTCTGGCGGGCGTGCGTGATCCGCTGACCTGCGTGGACTCGCTGGGTTATTCCGACCTGTCGCCGGGTCGCCGGACGGTCGAGAACAGCGCCACTTACGGCTACAAGAACCGCAGCCGCGCGCAGGGCGTGTCGCTGAATATCGGTTACGACCTGGGCGGCGTCACGTTGACGTCGATCACCGGCTACAATCATTTCAAACGCGTATCGGGCGATGACAGCGACGGCGGTGCCCTGATCGAACTGGACACCCAGTTCACCGACCGGATCAAGTCCTTCACGCAGGAAGTACGCCTGACGTCCGACAACGCATCGCCCTTCAGCTGGGTCGCAGGCCTCTATTATTCCTGGGACCGGATCGCGGGTAACGCGCTCCAGGCGCTGGACGATCATTTCTTCCATACCCGCGCCGACACCGGCTTCGTGCAGACGACCAAGGCCTATGCCGCCTTCGGTCAGGCGAACTACGAACTGAGCGACGCCCTGACGCTGACCGCCGGCCTTCGTTTCACCCGCGACGACAAGGGATTCACCTACGACAGCATCGACCTCGACCCCTATGGCATCTCGACCCTGCCGACCCCCGTGGCCGGCATCGTCGATGGCGTGAAGCAGGACAATCTGTCGGGCAAGATCGGCCTCGACTACAAGATCTCGCCCGACGCGATGATCTATGCCAGCGCTAGTCGCGGCTTCAAGAGCGGCGGCTTCAAGGCGGCGATCGCCTTCAACGCCGACGAACTCCAGCCATTCAAGGGCGAGACCGTCTATTCCTACGAGATCGGCGCCAAGACCACGCTGCTGGACGGCGCGCTGACGTTCAACCTGGCGGGCTATTATAACGACTGGCGTAATTTCCAGGCGATGGTCACGGAAATCCGCAGCGGCATCAACGTGATCGTGTTGTCGAACGCCGGCGATGCCCGCGTCTACGGCGTGGAGGCGGATGCGGTGTTCCGGCCGACCGATCGCCTGACCCTGCGCACGGCGGTGAACTGGCAGGACAGCAAGATCACCGACTTCAACAACGCGGCGGGCGCCGACGATTTCACCGGCAACAAGCTGGCCAATGCGCCGGCCTTCAGCGGTACGGGCATGGCCCGCTGGGAAACGCCGCTGGAGGGCGAAAGCTGGGGCGTGGTGATCCTGGGTGACGCATCCTATCGCAGCAAGACCTACTACTCGCTCGCCAATCGCGACCTGTCCGCCCAGGACGGCTACTGGCTGGTCAACGGTCGCCTGTCGATCCACGACAAGAACGACAAGTGGGAAGCCGCCATCTATGGCCGCAACATCCTGAACAAGCTGTACGTCTCGTCCTCCTACGACAACTGGGGCGGCATCTTCCCGTCGCAGAACTTCCTGGGCGACCCGGCGACCTACGGCGTGTCGCTGACCTTCCGCTACTGATTGCCACTACTGACTGGGAGTGGCGGACGCCAACCGGTGACACATGATCGATCGATCACATAATCTCT
This genomic window from Sphingobium cloacae contains:
- a CDS encoding TonB-dependent receptor, whose protein sequence is MRTRIALYIASASILAVTASAAQAQTAPSAAAPDQGFGGDIVVTAQRRSESVQDVPISISAFTGKQLQELKISQPADVAAISPGVFVNATRGDQNPTFAIRGLSLNDSFSNNNPTVGIYFDDVNLPYTPMMAFQMFDIDRIEVLKGPQGTLYGRNTTGGAINFISKKPTQEFDAYATASYGRFDRFELEGAAGGDVTDTLAVRFAAKTVQQGSGWQTNALTGDKVGEVSNVALRAQALWTPTPELSVHLEGTYSYNSSDQQLREHVGYRAKDGSGYCAAALAGVRDPLTCVDSLGYSDLSPGRRTVENSATYGYKNRSRAQGVSLNIGYDLGGVTLTSITGYNHFKRVSGDDSDGGALIELDTQFTDRIKSFTQEVRLTSDNASPFSWVAGLYYSWDRIAGNALQALDDHFFHTRADTGFVQTTKAYAAFGQANYELSDALTLTAGLRFTRDDKGFTYDSIDLDPYGISTLPTPVAGIVDGVKQDNLSGKIGLDYKISPDAMIYASASRGFKSGGFKAAIAFNADELQPFKGETVYSYEIGAKTTLLDGALTFNLAGYYNDWRNFQAMVTEIRSGINVIVLSNAGDARVYGVEADAVFRPTDRLTLRTAVNWQDSKITDFNNAAGADDFTGNKLANAPAFSGTGMARWETPLEGESWGVVILGDASYRSKTYYSLANRDLSAQDGYWLVNGRLSIHDKNDKWEAAIYGRNILNKLYVSSSYDNWGGIFPSQNFLGDPATYGVSLTFRY
- a CDS encoding hydantoinase/oxoprolinase family protein gives rise to the protein MRTSKAYVGIDVGGTFTDLAMFDSASRQFSTVKVPSSPPLFWPSVIDALDKAGIDSERDATILHGTTVHLNAFLERKGARMALVTTGGFRDVYEMRRGNRPTPYDMHFRYPTPLVARRDIFEVAERVAADGSVLTTPEANEVRALATQLREGEYEAVAICFLHSYRNPANEAAVADLLRAELPGILVAPSHEVCREWREYERTSTAVINAYASPVLKRYLTDLLGALEQKAQSKLFLLQSNGGLMRADEAGDRGILSLLSGPVGGNVAGRALSQVANMPNLICIDMGGTSFEASLVIDGESVVRNEREVGGFPILAPMVDIHTIGAGGGSIAWNDSGALRVGPQSAGARPGPACYGHGGVQPTVTDANIALGRLEDGCAFGDLKLNAGLARDAIANFADNFGLSGDAMAQGILDVINEQMANAIRTITVRRGIDPRSFALVAYGGAGPMHAADIARLLGIDTIVVPRAAGAFSAWGMLQSDLVHDRAETILAPAAELGWAALDARFVAMEAELAATLVEEGVPQDRIVFTRSFDVRYLGQEQGIGVRIDPAVFADEAGRDATLRADFERSYAEIFGHINDDEALEIATVRLRASGQTGLDAQTLIMAESAPEAAGKGPRMAKVRFDGEGRDTQFLPRANMVPGARVPGPCVVEETTCTTIVPPGFSATIDPIGNLILTFEGAAA